A genomic segment from Deltaproteobacteria bacterium encodes:
- a CDS encoding chemotaxis protein CheD — translation MKMSDIVTEENTHYLHPGNLFVHRNPHIVTTILGSCVAVCLWDPVNKIGGINHYMLPLWNGEGLPVPRFGNVAIKKLIEKMEQLGSNKKKLKAKVFGGATIHDTSSGLLNVGSRNVLIAEDILAEERIPIISSDMGGTRGRRLLFNTGTGSAKMRYIKKSAVNLK, via the coding sequence ATGAAAATGTCCGATATTGTTACGGAGGAGAATACCCATTATCTTCATCCGGGAAATCTCTTTGTTCATCGAAATCCCCATATTGTAACAACCATACTCGGATCATGCGTTGCTGTTTGTCTATGGGACCCCGTTAATAAAATTGGTGGCATCAATCATTACATGCTTCCCCTCTGGAATGGAGAGGGCCTTCCTGTCCCGCGCTTTGGTAATGTTGCTATAAAAAAGCTTATTGAAAAAATGGAACAGCTCGGTTCCAATAAAAAAAAACTGAAGGCAAAAGTCTTCGGAGGGGCCACTATTCACGATACATCGAGTGGTCTCCTTAATGTGGGGTCGCGAAACGTTCTTATTGCCGAAGATATACTGGCTGAAGAACGCATACCCATTATCAGTTCGGACATGGGTGGCACGAGGGGGAGACGGCTTCTCTTTAATACGGGAACAGGCAGCGCAAAGATGCGGTATATAAAAAAGTCGGCTGTTAATTTAAAATAA
- a CDS encoding chemotaxis protein CheD, with the protein MNEDITNRSAFLEPARLLVNKEPIVITTVVGSGVAVTLWDPVNRYGGMCHFIFPEMREKGKTTVEYGNVAIYALIKSMVDFGSKVANLEAQIFGGGEPQEGGTLKKTHGPKNIEAAQEALNKYKVRIVSNDTGGNVGRKIAFNTLRNEVLTYKVEKLRQGDWLYL; encoded by the coding sequence ATGAATGAAGATATAACAAATAGAAGCGCTTTTCTGGAACCGGCGCGTTTGTTGGTCAACAAAGAACCGATAGTGATTACAACTGTCGTTGGTTCCGGTGTTGCTGTAACTCTCTGGGACCCCGTTAACAGGTATGGGGGAATGTGTCATTTCATATTTCCCGAGATGAGGGAGAAAGGAAAGACAACCGTTGAATATGGAAATGTAGCGATTTATGCCCTGATCAAGAGCATGGTTGACTTTGGTTCGAAAGTTGCGAACCTTGAAGCGCAGATTTTTGGCGGTGGAGAACCTCAAGAGGGAGGTACCTTAAAAAAAACCCATGGACCAAAGAACATTGAAGCGGCGCAGGAAGCGCTTAATAAATACAAGGTCAGGATTGTTTCTAATGATACGGGGGGGAACGTAGGCAGAAAAATTGCCTTTAACACACTCAGGAATGAAGTGCTTACCTATAAGGTTGAAAAGCTGCGTCAGGGTGACTGGCTTTATCTTTGA